In one Nocardia tengchongensis genomic region, the following are encoded:
- the modA gene encoding molybdate ABC transporter substrate-binding protein → MLAGCGSSSTSSDTKTITVFAAASLKQVFTQLGTQYESAHPNTKVTFSFAGSSDLVAQLNQGAPADVFASADLNNMDKAVKGGRITDKPQNFATNVLTIVTPPGNPAHVNSLADLSHAGLRLVVCAPQVPCGSATKKVTSDAGVAISPVSEENSVTDVLAKVTTGQADAGLVYVTDAAGAGNKVTTVNFPESVKAVNTYPIATVADSKNADAAKDFVTLVTGPDGRKALQQAGFGQP, encoded by the coding sequence CTGCTCGCGGGGTGCGGTTCCTCGTCGACCAGCAGTGATACCAAGACCATCACGGTGTTCGCGGCGGCTTCGCTGAAGCAGGTGTTCACCCAGTTGGGCACACAGTACGAGAGTGCGCACCCGAACACGAAGGTGACGTTCTCGTTCGCGGGTTCCTCGGATCTGGTGGCGCAGTTGAATCAGGGTGCGCCCGCCGACGTTTTCGCGTCCGCCGATCTGAACAACATGGACAAGGCGGTGAAGGGCGGCCGGATCACCGACAAGCCGCAGAATTTCGCCACCAATGTCCTGACCATCGTGACGCCGCCGGGCAATCCGGCGCACGTCAATTCGCTGGCCGATCTGTCGCACGCCGGTCTGCGGCTGGTGGTGTGCGCCCCGCAGGTGCCGTGTGGTTCGGCCACCAAGAAGGTGACCTCCGACGCCGGGGTGGCGATTTCGCCGGTGAGCGAGGAGAACTCGGTGACCGACGTGCTGGCGAAGGTGACCACGGGCCAGGCCGACGCCGGCCTGGTCTATGTCACCGACGCGGCCGGCGCGGGTAACAAGGTCACCACCGTGAACTTCCCGGAATCGGTCAAGGCCGTGAACACCTACCCGATCGCCACGGTGGCGGATTCCAAGAACGCCGACGCCGCGAAGGACTTCGTCACCCTGGTCACCGGCCCGGACGGCCGGAAGGCGCTGCAGCAGGCAGGTTTCGGGCAGCCGTGA
- a CDS encoding molybdopterin-binding protein, whose amino-acid sequence MPEIRIRDAAQLLGVSDDTVRRWIDGGVLSGRKDESGRLVVDGGELAALAVEQARTPQTRMGSASSARNRFPGLVTRVVADTVMAQVEMQCGPFTVVSLMSSESVRELGLVPGSVAWASVKATTVVVETAAETAGGA is encoded by the coding sequence ATGCCCGAAATACGGATTCGTGACGCCGCGCAGCTGCTCGGCGTCAGCGACGACACGGTCCGCCGCTGGATCGACGGCGGCGTGTTGTCCGGCCGGAAGGACGAGTCCGGTCGTCTGGTGGTGGATGGCGGGGAGCTCGCGGCCTTGGCCGTGGAGCAGGCCCGCACGCCGCAGACGCGGATGGGTAGCGCCAGTTCGGCGCGCAATCGATTTCCGGGACTGGTCACCAGAGTGGTGGCCGATACCGTGATGGCACAGGTGGAGATGCAATGCGGACCGTTCACAGTGGTGTCGTTGATGAGCAGCGAGTCGGTGCGCGAGCTGGGGCTGGTGCCCGGGAGCGTGGCGTGGGCGAGCGTGAAGGCCACCACGGTGGTGGTCGAGACGGCGGCCGAAACCGCCGGCGGAGCCTAG
- a CDS encoding CCA tRNA nucleotidyltransferase: protein MVSPKSEEAAVEDRRTRLLAAAAITLGRLSDVLTPLGELFAAHGHHLYLVGGSVRDAVLGRLGTDLDFTTDARPEVVQDLMRGWADHLWDTGGLAFGTVSAAKDGQQLEITTFRSDAYDRVSRNPEVTFGDTLEGDLVRRDFTVNAMAVRIGALGELEFVDPLGGVEALLAGVLDTPALPQDSFADDPLRMLRGARFVSQLGFELAPRVRAAIVEMAPEIDRITAERVRAELDKLIGGEYPTDGIDIMVETGLAEQVLPEVPAMQLEIDEHHQHKDVYQHSLTVLRQAIDQEDGDPDLVLRWAALLHDIGKPPTKRNEPGGGVSFHHHEVVGAKMVRKRMRALKYPKQFTEDVARLVYLHLRFHGYGKGQWTDSAVRRYVTDGGELLPRLHKLVRADCTTRNKRRAAALRSTYDGLETRIEALAEQEDLARVRPDLDGNAIMELLDLKPGPDVGKAWRFLKELRLDRGPMSRDEAEAALLEWWPTQK from the coding sequence GTGGTTTCGCCGAAGTCCGAGGAAGCAGCTGTCGAGGATCGTCGTACTCGTTTGCTGGCGGCGGCGGCGATAACCCTGGGCCGGCTCTCGGATGTGCTGACGCCGCTGGGCGAGTTGTTCGCCGCGCACGGCCATCACCTGTATCTGGTCGGCGGCAGTGTCCGCGACGCGGTGCTGGGCCGGTTGGGTACGGATCTGGATTTCACCACCGATGCCCGCCCCGAGGTGGTGCAGGATTTGATGCGCGGCTGGGCCGATCATCTGTGGGACACCGGCGGTCTGGCCTTCGGCACTGTCAGCGCGGCCAAGGACGGGCAGCAGCTGGAGATCACCACTTTCCGCAGCGACGCCTACGACCGGGTCTCCCGCAATCCGGAGGTCACCTTCGGCGACACCCTCGAGGGTGATCTGGTGCGCCGCGATTTCACCGTGAACGCCATGGCGGTGCGGATCGGCGCGCTGGGTGAGCTGGAGTTCGTGGATCCGCTGGGCGGTGTCGAGGCGCTGCTGGCCGGGGTCCTGGATACGCCTGCGCTGCCGCAGGATTCGTTCGCCGATGATCCGCTGCGCATGCTGCGTGGCGCGCGTTTCGTCTCGCAGCTGGGTTTCGAGCTGGCGCCGCGGGTGCGGGCGGCGATCGTGGAGATGGCTCCGGAGATCGATCGCATCACCGCGGAGCGGGTGCGCGCCGAGCTGGACAAGCTGATCGGTGGCGAGTACCCGACCGACGGCATCGACATCATGGTGGAGACCGGGCTGGCCGAGCAGGTGCTGCCCGAGGTGCCGGCCATGCAGCTGGAGATCGACGAGCACCACCAGCACAAGGACGTCTACCAGCATTCGCTGACCGTGCTGCGGCAGGCGATCGACCAGGAGGACGGCGATCCGGACCTGGTGCTGCGCTGGGCCGCCCTGCTGCACGACATCGGCAAGCCGCCGACCAAGCGCAATGAGCCCGGTGGCGGCGTCAGCTTCCATCACCACGAGGTGGTGGGCGCGAAGATGGTGCGAAAGCGCATGCGCGCCTTGAAGTATCCGAAGCAGTTCACCGAGGATGTGGCGCGGCTGGTGTATCTGCACCTGCGTTTCCACGGCTACGGCAAGGGGCAGTGGACCGATTCGGCGGTGCGCCGCTACGTGACCGACGGCGGCGAGCTGCTCCCCCGCCTGCACAAGCTGGTCCGCGCCGACTGCACCACCCGCAACAAGCGCCGGGCGGCCGCGCTGCGTTCGACCTACGACGGGTTGGAAACCCGTATCGAGGCCTTGGCCGAGCAGGAGGATCTGGCGCGGGTGCGCCCGGATCTGGACGGCAACGCGATCATGGAGCTGCTGGATCTGAAGCCTGGTCCGGATGTCGGTAAGGCGTGGCGGTTCCTGAAGGAATTGCGCCTGGATCGCGGCCCGATGTCGCGGGACGAGGCCGAGGCGGCGCTGCTCGAATGGTGGCCGACCCAGAAGTAA
- a CDS encoding NUDIX hydrolase, with amino-acid sequence MSPADRANSRRRQPRRRSSAGNAAKATGAAKPRMRTVRETSAGGLVVDGLDGPSEKRCAALIGRTDRRGRLLWSLPKGHIEEGETSEQTAIREVQEETGIHGTVVAELGSIDYWFVTEGRRVHKTVHHYLMRSLGGELSDADVEVTKVAWVPLSELDSRLAYADERRLAEVANRLIDRMENGRQ; translated from the coding sequence GTGTCCCCGGCCGATCGCGCGAACAGTCGACGCCGCCAGCCCCGGCGGCGTAGTTCGGCCGGTAATGCGGCGAAAGCCACCGGTGCGGCGAAACCGCGCATGCGCACCGTCCGCGAAACCTCCGCGGGCGGACTCGTGGTGGACGGCCTCGACGGCCCCAGCGAGAAGCGCTGCGCCGCCCTCATCGGACGCACCGACCGGCGTGGACGCCTGCTCTGGTCACTCCCCAAGGGCCACATCGAAGAGGGCGAGACCTCCGAGCAGACCGCCATCCGCGAAGTGCAGGAGGAGACCGGCATCCACGGCACCGTGGTCGCCGAACTCGGCAGCATCGACTACTGGTTCGTCACCGAAGGCCGACGGGTACACAAGACCGTGCACCATTACCTGATGCGTTCACTCGGCGGCGAACTCTCCGACGCCGACGTCGAAGTCACCAAGGTGGCCTGGGTTCCCTTGAGCGAACTAGACTCCCGCCTCGCCTACGCTGACGAGCGCAGGCTGGCCGAGGTCGCCAACCGGCTGATCGACCGGATGGAGAACGGCAGACAATGA